The nucleotide sequence CGACTACGTCGTGGTCAAGGCGCCGCGGTTCGCGTTCGAGAAGTTCCCGGCCGCCGACTCCACGCTGACCACGCACATGAAGAGCGTCGGCGAGGCCATGGCCATCGGCCGCAACTTCACCGAGGCGCTGCAGAAGGCGCTGCGGTCGCTGGAGAAGTCCGACGGCGCGCTCGACTTCGCGTCCGCGCTGGGCGACAAGGCCGAGCTGGTGCAACGCGTCGCCCGGCCCTACGACGGGCGGCTGCGCGACGTCGTCGACGCCCTGCGCGCCGGCGCCACCGTCGACGAGCTGTACGAGTCCACTCGTATCGACCCGTGGTTCCTCGACCAGCTGCTGCTGCTCACCGAGGTCGCCGACGACGTCCGCGCGGCGCCTCAGCTCACCCCCGACATCCTGCGCGAGGCGAAGCGGCACGGCTTCTCCGACGTCCAGCTGGCGGCGCTGCGCGGCACGTCCGCCGAGGTCGTCCGCGGGGTCCGGCACGCGCTGGGCATCCGGCCGGTGTTCAAGACCGTCGACACCTGTGCCGCCGAGTTCGCCGCGCGCACGCCGTACCACTACTCGTCCTACGACGAGGAGACCGAGGTCCGCCCGCGCGACAAGGACGCGGTGATCATCCTCGGCAGCGGGCCGAACCGCATCGGGCAGGGGATCGAGTTCGACTACTCCTGCGTCCACGCCGCGATGGCGCTGCACGAGGCCGGCTACGAGACCGTCATGGTCAACTGCAACCCCGAGACGGTGTCCACCGACTACGACACCTCCGACCGGCTGTACTTCGAGCCGCTGACCTTGGAGGACGTGCTCGAGGTCGTGCACGCCGAGCGGCAGGCCGGCCCCGTCGCCGGGGTCATCGTGCAGCTGGGCGGGCAGACGCCGCTCGGGCTGGCGGCCGCGCTGGCCGAGGCCGGCGTCCCGATCGTGGGCACGTCGCCGGCCGCGATCGACCTCGCCGAGGACCGCGGCTCGTTCGGCCGGGTGCTCGGCGAGGCCGGGCTGCCCGCGCCCAAGCACGGCACGGCCAGCTCGTTCGGAGAGGCCCGCGACATCGCCCACACCATCGGCTACCCGGTGCTGGTGCGGCCGTCGTACGTGCTCGGCGGGCGCGGCATGGAGATCGTCTACGACGATGACACGCTGGCCGACTACATCGGCCGGGCCACCCAGGCCAGCCCCGAGCACCCGGTGCTGGTCGACCGGTTCCTCGACGACGCGGTCGAGATCGACGTCGACGCGCTGTTCGACGGCGACGAGCTGTACCTCGGCGGCGTCATGGAGCACATCGAGGAGGCCGGCATCCACTCCGGCGACTCCGCGTGCGCGCTGCCGCCGATCACGCTGGGCCGCGACGAGCTGACCCGCATCAAGGCGTCCACCGAGGCCATCGCCCGCGGCGTCGGCGTGCGCGGCCTGCTCAACGTCCAGTACGCGCTGGCCGGCGACGTCCTCTACGTGCTCGAGGCCAACCCGCGGGCGTCGCGGACGGTGCCGTTCGTGTCTAAGGCCACCGGCGTGCCGCTGGCGAAGGCCGCCGCCCGGGTCATGCTCGGCGCGACCATCCAGCAGCTGCGCGACGAGGCCCTGCTGCCCGCGACCGGCGACGCCGTCGACCTGCCCGCCGACGCCCCGGTCGCGGTCAAGGAGGCGGTGATGCCGTTCAACCGCTTCCGCACGCCCGACGGCCGCACCGTCGACACCCTGCTCGGCCCCGAGATGCGCTCGACGGGCGAGGTCATGGGCATCGACGAGCAGTTCGGCACCGCGTTCGCGAAGTCCCAGACCGCCGCGTTCGGCGCGCTGCCGACGTCGGGCACGATCTTCGTCTCGCTGGCCAACCGCGACAAGCGGCACATGATCTTCCCGGTCAAGCGGCTGGCCGACCTCGGCTTCACCATCCTGGCCACCGCCGGGACGGCCGAGGTGCTGCGCCGCAACGGCGTCACCGCCGAGGTCGTCCGCAAACGCTGGGTCGGCCACGAACCCGACGGCACCCCCACGATCATCGGCCGCATCCTCGCCGGCGACGTCGACCTCATCATCAACACCCCCAGCGGCACGACCACCGGCGGCAGCCCGCGCGCCGACGGCTATGAGATCCGCCGCGCCGCCATCCAGGGCAACATCCCCTGCATCACCACCACCCAGGGGCTGGCCGCGGCGGTGCAGGGCATCGAGTCGCTGCGGGCCGAGTCGGTCGGCGTCCGGTCGCTGCAGTCCTGGGCGCAGCGGTCGTGACGGCGTACGACCTGCTGTTCCGGCGGGTGCTGTCGAGGCTCGACGCCGAGAAGGCACACAAGGGCGCGTTCGCGGCGATGCGGCTGGCCGCCCGGGTGCCGGGGCTGGCATCGTACGGACGGCGCCGTCTGGGCCCGTCCGGTGCGAGCGCGGGCGCCGGCGTCGAGGCGTTCGGCCTGCACTTCCCGGGGCCGCTGGGCCTGGCCGCCGGGTTCGACAAGAACGCCGTCGGCATCGACGCCCTGGCCGCGCTCGGCTTCGCGTTCGTCGAGGTCGGGACGGTCACCGGGCGGCCGCAGCCGGGCAACCCCAAGCCGCGGCTGCACCGTCTGGTCGCCGACCGCGCCGTCGTCAACCGCATGGGCTTCAACAACGACGGCGCCGCCGTGGTGGCCGCCCGGCTGGCCCGGCGCCGCCGCCGTCGCGGCGCGCTGCCGGTCGTCGTCGGCGTCAACATCGGCAAGTCCAAGGTGGTGCCCGAGGCCGAGGCCGTCGGCGACTACGAGGCCAGCACCCGGCTGCTCGCCCCCTATGCCGACTACCTGGTCGTCAACGTCAGCTCGCCGAACACGCCGGGCCTGCGCGACCTGCAGGCCGTCGAGCTGCTCCGGCCGCTGCTCAGCGCCGTCCGGGCACAGGCCGACGCCGTCACCACACTCCGGGTGCCGCTGCTGGTGAAGATCGCGCCCGACCTCGGCGACGACGACGTCCTGGCGGTGGCGAAGCTGGCGCTCGAGCTGGACCTGGACGGCATCATCGCGACCAACACCACCATCGGCCGCGACGGGCTGCGCTCCACGCCGATCGCGGTCGAGCGGGCCGGCGCCGGCGGGCTGTCCGGCGCGCCGCTCGCGGGCCGGTCGCTGGAGGTGCTGCGGCTGCTTCGCGGCGCCGTGGGGGAGCGGCTCACGCTGGTCGCCGCCGGCGGCATCACGACCGCCGACGACGCGTACGAGCGGCTGCGGGCCGGCGCGACGCTGGTCCAGGCCTACACCGCGTTCATCTACGGCGGACCGTTCTGGCCGGCCCGCGTGCAGCGCGACCTGGCCCGCCTGATCGAGGAGGACCCCCGATGACCCCCCACCCTCAAGTTGATCTTGGAGTTGTTCGGCAATTGCGGGGGCATTTGTCCGGTAGATACCCGAAGAACTCCAAGATCAACGTGGCTGGGGGGCGGCGATGAGCGCCGGGGAGACGTTCGGGCGGCGGTTGCATGCGGCCATGCGGGCGCGTGGGCCGTTCTGCGCCGGCATCGACCCGCACCCCGGCCTGCTGACCGCCTGGGGGCTCGACGACGACGCCACCGGGCTGGAGCGGTTCGCCCGCACGGCCGTCGAGGCGCTGGGCGAGACGGTCGCGGTGCTGAAGCCGCAGTCGGCGTTCTTCGAGCGGCACGGGTCGCGCGGCGTCGCCGTGCTGGAGCGGGTCGTCGCCGACGCGCGCGCCACCGGGGCGCTGGTCCTGCTGGACGTCAAGCGCGGCGACATCGGCTCGACGATGCAGGCCTACGCCGACGCCTACTGCGACCCGGCGTCGCCGCTGTGCGCTGATGCCGTCACCGTCTCGCCGTATCTGGGCTTCGAGTCGCTGCGCCCGGTGCTCGACACCGCGGCCGCGCACGGCAACGGCGTGTTCGTGCTGGCGTTGACGTCCAATCCGGAGGGCCCGGAGGTCCAGCACGCGCGGACCGCCGACGGCCGCACCGTCGCCGGGACGATGCTCGACCACGTCCGCGCCGCCAACGCCGCCGCCCTCGCCGCCGGCGATCCGCTGGGCGGCGTCGGGGTCGTCGTGGGCGCCACGACCGGCGGGAACGGCGAGGATCTCGCCGTCGGCGGACCCTTGCTCGCGCCCGGCCTCGGCGCCCAGGGAGCCACCGTCGCCGACCTCGCGACGGTGTTCGGGGCCGCCCTGCCGCAGGTCGTGCCTTCGGCGTCGCGGGAGATCCTGTCCGCCGGACCGGACCCGCGGGCTCTCCGCGAGGCAGCCGTCCGGACCATCGAAGATGTCCGTGACCTGCTGTTTCGTGCCTCGGCCGAGGCCTGATCGGCACGAGTTCGGCGACTTCCAGCGCGACACGCGGGGGACCTCGTACCGTGGATTCATCCGGACAGGTACGGTGGATTGCGTTGCTGACCTGGCGGTTCACTCGCTAGGTTCCTGAAACAAGGCCGCCGGAAGCGGTGGTCGGACCCACATCCACACAACGACACAACAGAGGTGACCCGCTCGTGGCGCTCCCTAATCTGACTCCCGAACAGCGCGCGGCCGCTCTCGAGAAGGCTGCCGAAGCTCGCCGGGAGCGTGCGGAGGTCAAGAACCGCCTGAAGAACGCCGGAGCCCGTCTCGGTGACGTGCTCAAGGAAGGTTCGAACAATGAGGTCATCGGCAAGATGAAGGTCTCTGCCCTCCTCGAGTCGATGCCCGGCGTGGGCAAGGTCCGCGCCAAGCAGATCATGGAGGAGATCGGCATCGCCGAGACCCGTCGCGTGCGTGGCCTGGGCGCGAACCAGTCGGCTGCGCTGATCGAGCGTTTCGGCGGTTGAGCCTGCACACGTCCCATCCGCGGTCGGCCCCGCGGGTCATCGTCCTGTCGGGGCCGACAGCGGTAGGAAAGACGACCGTCGTCAAGAAACTGCGCGCCGCCCATCCGGAACTGTGGATCTCCGTGTCCACGACCACCCGGCCGCCGCGGCCGCGAGAGATCGACGGCGAGCATTACCACTTCGTCGACGACCCCACGTTCGACAAGATGATCGAGCTGGGCGAGTTCCTCGAGTGGGCCGTGGTGCACAAACGGGCGAAGTACGGCACGCCGCGGGGCCCGGTCGAGCGCGCGCTCGCCAACGGCCACTCGGTGCTGCTCGAGATCGACCTGCAGGGTGCCCGCCAGGTCAGGGAGGCCATCCCCGACGCGCTGTTCGTGTTCCTCGCCCCGCCGAGCTGGGACGAGCTGGTCCGCCGGCTCATCGGCCGGGGCACCGAGACGGAGGCCGAGCGCGAGCGCCGGCTGACCACCGCCCGCGAGGAACTGGCCGCGGAGGCTGAGTTCGACGTCACGCTCGTGAACACCGATGTCGAGACGGTTTGCGAAGAGTTGGTAACCTTGATGCGTACCCCCCACTTGACGAGCCCGGAGGCATGAGCGTGGCCGGAACTCAAGGCGTTGCCGAGGGCATCACCTTCCCACCCATCGACGACCTGCTGGCCAAGACCGACTCCAAGTACGGCCTGGTCATCTACGCGGCCAAGCGCGCGCGGCAGATCAACGCCTACTACTCCCAGCTGGGCGAGGGCCTGCTCGAGTACGTCGGGCCGCTCGTCGAGACGCACGTGCAGGAGAAGCCGCTGTCCATCGCGCTGCGCGAGATCGACGCCGGCCTGCTCACCGCCGAGCACATCGACCCCAACGACATCGACGCCGAGGACCCGGTCGCACCGGTCAAGGCCGAGCCCGCGGCCGAGCAGAGCTGACGGCTGTCACATCTGATGGCTGAGATCGTCCTCGGTATCGGGGGCGGCATCGCCGCCTACAAGGTCGCTGACGTCCTGCGCCGGCTCACCGAGTCCGGCCACGGCGTCACCGTCGTACCCACCAGGTCGGCCCTCCGCTTCGTCGGAGAGCCGACCTGGGCCGCGTTGTCGGGCCGCCCGGTGCACACCGAGGTGTTCGACGACGTCCACGAGGTGCCGCACGTGCGCATCGGCCGGCACGCCGACCTCGTGCTGGTGGCGCCCGCCACGGCCGACCTGATGGCCAAGGCGGCCGCCGGGCTGGCCGACGACCTGCTGACGTCGACGCTGCTCACCGCGCGCGGGCCGGTGGTGTTCGTACCGGCCATGCACACCGAGATGTGGGAGCACCCGGCCACCGTCGCCAACGTCGAGACGCTGCGCAAGCGCGGCGCGCTCGTCGTCGAGCCCGCCGTCGGCCGGCTCACCGGCGCCGACACCGGCAAGGGCCGGCTGCCCGAACCCGCCGACATCTACGCCTACGTCACCGACGTGCTCACCCGCGGCGAGGCCGGCCCCGACCTCACCGGCCGGCACGTCGTCGTGTCCGCCGGCGGCACCCGCGAGCACCTCGACCCGGTCCGGTTCCTCGGCAACCGCTCGTCCGGCCGGCAGGGATACGCGCTGGCCCAGGCCGCGGCCGCCCGCGGCGCCCGGGTCACGCTGGTGGCGGCGAACGTCACGCTGCCCGACCCGGCCGGCGTCGACGTCGTCCGCGTCGGCTCCGCGGCCCAGCTGTACGACGCCATGGTGGCAGCCGCGGCCGGCGCCGACGCCGTCGTCATGGCCGCCGCCGTGGCCGACTTCCGGCCGGCCACCTATACCGACACCAAGATCAAGAAGTCGGCCGACGGGTCGTCACCGGTCATCGAGCTGGAGCGGACGACCGACATCCTGGCGCACCTGGCCGCGCACCGGCCCGACCCGAAGCAGGTCGTCGTCGGGTTCGCCGCCGAGACCGGCGACGCATCCGGCAGCGTGCTCGAGCACGGCCGGGCGAAACTCGCCTCCAAGGGCTGCGATCTGCTGGTGGTCAACGAGGTCGGCGCCGACCGCGGGTTCGAGTCCGAGGACAACGCCGCGGTCGTCCTCGGCGCCGACGGCAGCTCTGTGACCGTGGAGAGCGGCCCGAAATCGGCGCTCGCGCACGTCGTCTGGGACCTCGTCCACGCCCGCCTCTGAGCGACACTCGGGACGACGATGCGCGTCTCAGTATGTGGCTGAAAAGTGTCCAGAGTCCGGACCTCAGCGCACATGAAGTGGGACGATCCCCTACAGTTGTGCTTCGCGGACGGTGGTCTGCGTCAAGAGGGGGCTTGAGTTGTCTCTACGTCTGTTCACATCCGAATCCGTCACCGAGGGTCATCCGGACAAGATCTGCGACCAGATCAGCGACGCCGTGCTCGACGCGCTGCTGAAGGACGACCCGAACAGCCGGGTCGCGGTCGAGTCGATGGTGACCACCGGGCTGGTCCACGTGGCCGGCGAGGTGACGACCCGCGGTTACGCCGACATCCCGGGCATCGTCCGCGACACCATCCTCGGCATCGGCTACGACTCGTCGACCAAGGGCTTCGACGGCTACTCGTGCGGCGTGTCGGTGTCCATCGGCTCGCAGTCGCGCGACATCGCGCAGGGTGTGGACTCCGCGTACGAGCACCGCGTCGAGGGCGACCTCGACCCGCTCGACCTGCAGGGCGCCGGCGACCAGGGGCTGATGTTCGGCTACGCGAGCGACGAGACGCCCGAGCTGATGCCGCTGCCGATCATCGTCGCGCACCGGCTGGCGCAGCGGCTGGCCGAGGTCCGCCGGTCCGGCGCCGTGCCGTACCTGCGGCCCGACGGCAAGACGCAGGTCACCATCGAGTACGACGGCGACCGCCCGGTCCGTCTCGACACCGTCGTCGTGTCGACGCAGCACGCGGCCAACATCGACCTCGAGCAGCTGCTCACCCCTGACATCGCGAACCAGGTCGTCAAGCCGGTGCTCGAGGCGTTCGAGCTCGACGACCACGACTTCCGGCTGCTGGTGAACCCGACCGGCCGGTTCGAGATCGGCGGCCCGATGGGCGACGCCGGCCTCACCGGGCGGAAGATCATCATCGACACCTACGGCGGCACGGCCCGGCACGGCGGCGGCGCGTTCAGCGGCAAGGACCCGTCGAAGGTCGACCGCTCCGGCGCCTACGCCATGCGCTGGGTGGCGAAGAACGTCGTCGCGGCCGGACTGGCCCGCCGCTGCGAGGTGCAGGTCGCCTACGCCATCGGCAAGGCCGAGCCGGTCGGCCTGTTCCTCGAGTGCTTCGGCACCGAGACGGTGCCGGTCGAGCGCATCGAGGCCGCCGTCACCGAGGTCTTCGACCTGCGGCCGGCCGCGATCATCCGCGACCTCGACCTCAAGCGGCCCATCTACGCGCAGACGGCCGCCTACGGGCACTTCGGCCGCGAGCTGCCCGACTTCACCTGGGAGCGCACCGACCGGGTGGAAGCCCTGAGAGCGGCTGCGGGTTGATCGTCCTCGCGGCGGAGCGGAGCTTCGTCCACGAGGACCAGCGGGAGGTACGGCGGCGTCCGTAGCGTGATGGCGCGCCGTCTGCTGCCGATCGGCGGACGAGCCCGCCCTCGACGTCCCCGGGGGTGGCATCGCCTACGGCCACACCGGCAGCACGCTGGGCTTCGTCACGTACGCGTTCTCGTCGCCTGACGGCGACCGGCAGGTCAGCGTTGCGGTCACCGTCGAGGATCTGCTGGCGCGTCGTGGAGAATCTGGACCGTATTCTCGGGTGAGCCTGTGGACAACGCGGGGCCGGGTCCGCGGGTGCGGTAGAACGGGTCTGTGAGCGCATCCGAGCCGGCCGAGTCCGACCAGTTGGCGCTGGTCGCCGCGCCCGGCCGGCGCCGGTTCCGCACCCGAGAGCCTGAGCCGGTCGCGGACGAGCTGCCGGTGGCCGCGGTGCTGGTCGACGTCGGGCTGCCGCATCTGGACCGGCCGTTCGACTACCTCGTGCCCGCCTCGATGGCCGACGCCGCCGTCGTGGGCGCCCGGGTGTCGGTGCGGTTCGCCGGCACCGACCACGACGGCTTCGTCGCCGCGCGGAAGGACGCCAGCGACCACGAGGGCAAGCTGGCGCGGCTGCGCCGGGTGGTGTCGCCCGAGCCCGTCCTCGCGCCGGAGATCGCCGCGCTGGCCCGCGCCGTCGCCGACCGCTACGCCGGCACCGTCTCCGACGTCCTGCGGCTGGCCGTCCCGCCCCGGCACGCCACCGCCGAGAAGGCCGCGTCGCCCGACCCGCCGGTCCCGCCGGCCGCGCCCGACCCCGGCGGCTGGGCCGAGCACGTCGACGGCGTCGCGCTGCTGGACGCGCTGGCCGGCGGGGGGGCGCCGCGCGCCGTCTGGACCCCCGGACCGGCCGCCGACTGGCCCGACCTCCTCGCCCGGCTGGTGGCCGCGACGCTGTCCGGCGGACGGGGCGCGCTGGTCGTGGTGCCCGACGGCCGCGACGTCGCGCTGGCATCGTCGGCCCTGACGGAGCTGCTGGGGTCGGGCAGCCACGTGGAGCTGGAGGCCGACGCCGGGCCGTCGACGCGGTACAAGCGCTGGCTGTCGGTGCGCCGCGGCGCCGTGCGGGCCGTCGTCGGGACGCGGTCGGCCGCGTTCGCGCCCGTCCACGACCTCGGGCTGGTCGTCGTCTGGGACGACGGCGACGACCTGCACGCCGAGCCGCGGGCGCCGTACCCGCACGCCCGCGAGGTGCTGCTGCTGCGCGCCCACCAGGCCGGCGCGGCCGCCGTCGTCGCCGGGTTCGCCCGCACCGCCGAGGCCGAGCAGCTGCTGGCGACCGGCTGGGCCCGGCCGGTGACGCCGTCGCGGCAGGCCGTGCGGGCCGCCGCGCCGCGGGTCCAGACCAGCGGTGACGACTACGAGCAGGCCCGCGACGAGGCCGCCCGCAGCGCCCGGCTGCCGTCGCTGGCCTGGCGGACGGCGCGTGCGGGGCTCGGCCGCGGCCCGGTGCTCGTGCAGGTGCCGCGGGCCGGCTACCTACCGGGTGTTGCCTGTGCGCGGTGCCGCACGCCCGCGCGCTGCACGGCCTGCTCCGGGCCGCTGGTGCTCGGCCAGGCCGACCAGCCGCCGCGGTGCGCCTGGTGCGCCACGGCGTACCCGTCGTGGCAATGCGGGGTCTGCGGGCACGGGTCGCTGCGGGCGACCGTGGTCGGGGTGCGGCGGACGGCGGAGGAGCTGGGCCGCGCGTTCCCCGGCGTGCCGGTGCTGCTGTCCCGCGGCGACGCCGTCCGCTCGTCCGTCGGTGCCGAGCCGGCGCTGGTGGTGGCCACGCCGGGGGCGGAGCCGGTCGCCACCGGCGGCTACACGGCGGCGCTGCTGCTGGACGGGACCGCCCTGCTGGCCCGGCCGAACCTCCGCGCTGCCGAGGAGGCGCTGCGCCGCTGGCTGCGCGCCGCCGCCCTGGTCCGTCCCGGCACGATGGGCGGCGAGATCGTCGTCGTCGCGGACTCCTCGGCGCCGGCCGTCCAGGCCCTGGTCCGCTGGGACCCGGCCGGCTTCGCCGCGCGCGAGCTGGCCGAGCGGGCCTCGCTGCACCTGCCGCCCGCCGCGCGCGTGGCGGAGCTCACCGGCGCTGTCGTGGACGTGGACGACCTGCTCATGCACGCCGAGTTGCCTGCTGATGCGGAAGTGATCGGGCCGGTGCCCGTGGAGGACGGCGCGCGAGCGATGATCCGGTCGCCTCGTGGCGCGGGGACGGCGCTCGCCGCTGCGCTGCGGTCGGCCGCGGGGGTGCGGTCCGCTCGTCGTACGGGTGGGTCGGTACGTGTGCGGATCGATCCCGTGGACTTCGCGTGATCCATCGTTGGCCGTCCCCCTGCTGCCCATGGTCTTAGCCGTGAACGCGCGCCTCAAGTCCGGCGCCTCTGCTGGTTGCGGGGGTCTGTGGTTGGGGCTCTGGACTTGACCCGCGCGTCCCCGGTCTAAGCCTCGATCCACCGACCAGCTTGGTGACGTCGTCTGGTTTCAGGCGAGGTGGTTGTGATCACGTTGGGTGTGAGTGAGTTGCCGGTCTGCCCGGCTTTCCACTGGGGTTCCTTCTCGTGCCGGCGGGGGCTGGTGGTCAGGTGTGTGTCGTGGCGGGCCGGGGGAAGAGGGCGTTGTAGAGCGTGGACCACGCGGTCTGCCAGGGCCAGTTGGTCGGCAGGTGCAGGGTCAGACGCCGGGCGGAGGTGGCGATCCGGGCGGGGACGGTGATGAGTTTGCGGCGGATCGTCGCGGTGGTCGCCCTGGTCAGAGTGGGGGTCTTGGTCAGGGTCGCGGCGGCGCGGGTGAGGTTGAACGCCATGACCGCGCAGACGAGCCAGGCCGCGTTGGCGTTGAACACCCCGGAGGGCAGGTGGGCCAGCGCGGAGGCCTTGAGGTCGGCGTGGACGTTCTCGATGACCGCGTGGGCCCGGTGGGTCTGGTCCGCGGCGACGGTGTCCATCTCGG is from Jiangella alkaliphila and encodes:
- the gmk gene encoding guanylate kinase, which produces MSLHTSHPRSAPRVIVLSGPTAVGKTTVVKKLRAAHPELWISVSTTTRPPRPREIDGEHYHFVDDPTFDKMIELGEFLEWAVVHKRAKYGTPRGPVERALANGHSVLLEIDLQGARQVREAIPDALFVFLAPPSWDELVRRLIGRGTETEAERERRLTTAREELAAEAEFDVTLVNTDVETVCEELVTLMRTPHLTSPEA
- the coaBC gene encoding bifunctional phosphopantothenoylcysteine decarboxylase/phosphopantothenate--cysteine ligase CoaBC, coding for MAEIVLGIGGGIAAYKVADVLRRLTESGHGVTVVPTRSALRFVGEPTWAALSGRPVHTEVFDDVHEVPHVRIGRHADLVLVAPATADLMAKAAAGLADDLLTSTLLTARGPVVFVPAMHTEMWEHPATVANVETLRKRGALVVEPAVGRLTGADTGKGRLPEPADIYAYVTDVLTRGEAGPDLTGRHVVVSAGGTREHLDPVRFLGNRSSGRQGYALAQAAAARGARVTLVAANVTLPDPAGVDVVRVGSAAQLYDAMVAAAAGADAVVMAAAVADFRPATYTDTKIKKSADGSSPVIELERTTDILAHLAAHRPDPKQVVVGFAAETGDASGSVLEHGRAKLASKGCDLLVVNEVGADRGFESEDNAAVVLGADGSSVTVESGPKSALAHVVWDLVHARL
- the carB gene encoding carbamoyl-phosphate synthase large subunit, which produces MPRRTDIDSVLVIGSGPIVIGQACEFDYSGTQACRVLRAEGLRVVLVNSNPATIMTDPDIADATYVEPITPEFVEKVIALERPDALLATLGGQTALNTAVALHERGVLERFGVELIGASIDAIERGENRESFKKIVEEVGGETASSEICHSMDDCLTAVKNLGYPVVVRPSFTMGGAGSGMAFDEDDLRRIAGAGLDASPTTEVLLEESILGWKEYELEVMRDGADNVVIVCSIENVDPMGVHTGDSVTVAPALTLTDREYQIMRDQAIAIIRAVGVDTGGCNIQFAVDPADGRLIVIEMNPRVSRSSALASKATGFPIAKIAAKVALGYTLDEIPNDITTRDDGHSTPASFEPTLDYVVVKAPRFAFEKFPAADSTLTTHMKSVGEAMAIGRNFTEALQKALRSLEKSDGALDFASALGDKAELVQRVARPYDGRLRDVVDALRAGATVDELYESTRIDPWFLDQLLLLTEVADDVRAAPQLTPDILREAKRHGFSDVQLAALRGTSAEVVRGVRHALGIRPVFKTVDTCAAEFAARTPYHYSSYDEETEVRPRDKDAVIILGSGPNRIGQGIEFDYSCVHAAMALHEAGYETVMVNCNPETVSTDYDTSDRLYFEPLTLEDVLEVVHAERQAGPVAGVIVQLGGQTPLGLAAALAEAGVPIVGTSPAAIDLAEDRGSFGRVLGEAGLPAPKHGTASSFGEARDIAHTIGYPVLVRPSYVLGGRGMEIVYDDDTLADYIGRATQASPEHPVLVDRFLDDAVEIDVDALFDGDELYLGGVMEHIEEAGIHSGDSACALPPITLGRDELTRIKASTEAIARGVGVRGLLNVQYALAGDVLYVLEANPRASRTVPFVSKATGVPLAKAAARVMLGATIQQLRDEALLPATGDAVDLPADAPVAVKEAVMPFNRFRTPDGRTVDTLLGPEMRSTGEVMGIDEQFGTAFAKSQTAAFGALPTSGTIFVSLANRDKRHMIFPVKRLADLGFTILATAGTAEVLRRNGVTAEVVRKRWVGHEPDGTPTIIGRILAGDVDLIINTPSGTTTGGSPRADGYEIRRAAIQGNIPCITTTQGLAAAVQGIESLRAESVGVRSLQSWAQRS
- the rpoZ gene encoding DNA-directed RNA polymerase subunit omega codes for the protein MAGTQGVAEGITFPPIDDLLAKTDSKYGLVIYAAKRARQINAYYSQLGEGLLEYVGPLVETHVQEKPLSIALREIDAGLLTAEHIDPNDIDAEDPVAPVKAEPAAEQS
- the mihF gene encoding integration host factor, actinobacterial type: MALPNLTPEQRAAALEKAAEARRERAEVKNRLKNAGARLGDVLKEGSNNEVIGKMKVSALLESMPGVGKVRAKQIMEEIGIAETRRVRGLGANQSAALIERFGG
- a CDS encoding quinone-dependent dihydroorotate dehydrogenase; translation: MTAYDLLFRRVLSRLDAEKAHKGAFAAMRLAARVPGLASYGRRRLGPSGASAGAGVEAFGLHFPGPLGLAAGFDKNAVGIDALAALGFAFVEVGTVTGRPQPGNPKPRLHRLVADRAVVNRMGFNNDGAAVVAARLARRRRRRGALPVVVGVNIGKSKVVPEAEAVGDYEASTRLLAPYADYLVVNVSSPNTPGLRDLQAVELLRPLLSAVRAQADAVTTLRVPLLVKIAPDLGDDDVLAVAKLALELDLDGIIATNTTIGRDGLRSTPIAVERAGAGGLSGAPLAGRSLEVLRLLRGAVGERLTLVAAGGITTADDAYERLRAGATLVQAYTAFIYGGPFWPARVQRDLARLIEEDPR
- a CDS encoding primosomal protein N', which gives rise to MSASEPAESDQLALVAAPGRRRFRTREPEPVADELPVAAVLVDVGLPHLDRPFDYLVPASMADAAVVGARVSVRFAGTDHDGFVAARKDASDHEGKLARLRRVVSPEPVLAPEIAALARAVADRYAGTVSDVLRLAVPPRHATAEKAASPDPPVPPAAPDPGGWAEHVDGVALLDALAGGGAPRAVWTPGPAADWPDLLARLVAATLSGGRGALVVVPDGRDVALASSALTELLGSGSHVELEADAGPSTRYKRWLSVRRGAVRAVVGTRSAAFAPVHDLGLVVVWDDGDDLHAEPRAPYPHAREVLLLRAHQAGAAAVVAGFARTAEAEQLLATGWARPVTPSRQAVRAAAPRVQTSGDDYEQARDEAARSARLPSLAWRTARAGLGRGPVLVQVPRAGYLPGVACARCRTPARCTACSGPLVLGQADQPPRCAWCATAYPSWQCGVCGHGSLRATVVGVRRTAEELGRAFPGVPVLLSRGDAVRSSVGAEPALVVATPGAEPVATGGYTAALLLDGTALLARPNLRAAEEALRRWLRAAALVRPGTMGGEIVVVADSSAPAVQALVRWDPAGFAARELAERASLHLPPAARVAELTGAVVDVDDLLMHAELPADAEVIGPVPVEDGARAMIRSPRGAGTALAAALRSAAGVRSARRTGGSVRVRIDPVDFA
- the pyrF gene encoding orotidine-5'-phosphate decarboxylase — translated: MSAGETFGRRLHAAMRARGPFCAGIDPHPGLLTAWGLDDDATGLERFARTAVEALGETVAVLKPQSAFFERHGSRGVAVLERVVADARATGALVLLDVKRGDIGSTMQAYADAYCDPASPLCADAVTVSPYLGFESLRPVLDTAAAHGNGVFVLALTSNPEGPEVQHARTADGRTVAGTMLDHVRAANAAALAAGDPLGGVGVVVGATTGGNGEDLAVGGPLLAPGLGAQGATVADLATVFGAALPQVVPSASREILSAGPDPRALREAAVRTIEDVRDLLFRASAEA
- the metK gene encoding methionine adenosyltransferase → MSLRLFTSESVTEGHPDKICDQISDAVLDALLKDDPNSRVAVESMVTTGLVHVAGEVTTRGYADIPGIVRDTILGIGYDSSTKGFDGYSCGVSVSIGSQSRDIAQGVDSAYEHRVEGDLDPLDLQGAGDQGLMFGYASDETPELMPLPIIVAHRLAQRLAEVRRSGAVPYLRPDGKTQVTIEYDGDRPVRLDTVVVSTQHAANIDLEQLLTPDIANQVVKPVLEAFELDDHDFRLLVNPTGRFEIGGPMGDAGLTGRKIIIDTYGGTARHGGGAFSGKDPSKVDRSGAYAMRWVAKNVVAAGLARRCEVQVAYAIGKAEPVGLFLECFGTETVPVERIEAAVTEVFDLRPAAIIRDLDLKRPIYAQTAAYGHFGRELPDFTWERTDRVEALRAAAG